The genomic window GCGAGGCTATCACCGCGCGTACCGCGCAGGATGAGATCACCGGCGTGTTCGACACGGTGGACGAGACAGGTAACCTTGTCCTAGAGACCCCCAAGGGCCGCCGGGCGATCCCGGCGGCCGAGATCTATTTCTGACAGGAGCGAACAGATGCTTCTCTGCATTGATTGCGGCAACACCAACACGGTTTTCTCGGTCTGGGATGGGCGGCAGTTTCTGGCCACCTTCCGCACCTCGACGGAACATCAGCGCACGGCGGATCAGTATTTCGTCTGGTTCTCGACCCTGATGCAGAACCAGAAACTGGATGTGGAGATCACCGATTGCATCATCGCCTCCACCGTGCCGCGCGTGGTGTTCAACCTGCGTGTGCTTTGCGACCGGTATTTCGAGACACGGCCGCTGGTGGTGGGCAAACCCGATTGCCTGCTGCCCGTCCCGCCAAGGGTGGAGGAGGGCGTGCGCCCGGGCCCCGACCGGCTGGCCAATGCCGCCGCCGCCTTTGACCGTCACGGCGGGGATGTGGTTGTCGTCGATTTCGGCACCGCGACCAATTTCGATGTGGTGGCCCAGGATGGTGCCTATCTGGGCGGGGTCATCGCGCCCGGCGTGAACCTGAGCCTTGAGGCCCTGCATCAGGGG from Rhodophyticola sp. CCM32 includes these protein-coding regions:
- a CDS encoding type III pantothenate kinase is translated as MLLCIDCGNTNTVFSVWDGRQFLATFRTSTEHQRTADQYFVWFSTLMQNQKLDVEITDCIIASTVPRVVFNLRVLCDRYFETRPLVVGKPDCLLPVPPRVEEGVRPGPDRLANAAAAFDRHGGDVVVVDFGTATNFDVVAQDGAYLGGVIAPGVNLSLEALHQGAAALPHVDITRPQMVIGTNTVACIQSGIFWGYVGLVRGILERIRGEYDRPMRVVGTGGLAPLFSTGDVLFDLIEDDLTMHGLTVIYTYNKDQGSI